Proteins from one Hyperolius riggenbachi isolate aHypRig1 chromosome 2, aHypRig1.pri, whole genome shotgun sequence genomic window:
- the LOC137544905 gene encoding piggyBac transposable element-derived protein 4-like → MKAYVGLTLSMSINPKPQIKMYWSRDLYHNAPLYPAIMPRQRFELLSKFFHLNDNSQDVEHTNPSHDRLFKLRPLLTHLSAVFMDVYTPHREIAVDESLVPFHGRLSMKQYIPSKRARCGVKIYRACESGTGYTFTFKIYEGKDSILQPAGCPEYISTSGKIVVDLLNPLLHQGYHVYLDNFYTSVPLFKFLFSVQTGACGTVRANRKGLPPQVVNKKLCRGESYALRSEELLAIKFHDKREVMMLSTIHTEATVLATSRTEQRTKPEAIVAYNKNMGAVDLSDQVLAPYLLRRRRKAWYKKITFFLLQMTMHNAFVVYLKTATTPTSQQMTFLDFQIQVHKSLMYSPGQIAQQDPIHLENSIRLRERHFPELIPPNEVKKAPLRRCRVCVKHKRRCESRYFCPDCPSAPALCVIKCFRAYHTLADY, encoded by the coding sequence ATGAAGGCCTATGTAGGCCTCACGCTCAGCATGAGCATCAACCCAAAGCCCCAGATAAAAATGTACTGGTCCAGGGACCTTTATCACAATGCACCCCTCTATCCAGCAATAATGCCCAGGCAGCGTTTTGAGCTGTTGTCAAAGTTTTTCCACCTGAATGACAACTCTCAAGATGTGGAACATACCAACCCTTCCCATGACAGACTGTTTAAGTTGAGACCCCTGTTGACCCACCTAAGTGCAGTGTTCATGGATGTATATACCCCACACCGGGAAATTGCTGTGGACGAATCCCTGGTACCGTTTCATGGGAGACTTTCCATGAAACAGTACATACCAAGCAAGAGGGCAAGATGTGGGGTGAAAATTTATAGGGCATGCGAGAGTGGCACTGGCTATACCTTCACTTTTAAAATCTATGAAGGCAAAGACTCCATTCTGCAGCCAGCTGGGTGCCCTGAGTACATTAGCACCAGTGGCAAAATAGTGGTGGACCTATTAAATCCACTTCTCCACCAAGGCTACCACGTCTACTTGGACAACTTTTATACAAGTGTGCCACTGTTTAAGTTCCTCTTCTCAGTCCAGACTGGCGCATGTGGGACGGTGAGAGCAAACCGTAAAGGCCTCCCCCCACAGGTAGTAAATAAAAAACTATGCAGAGGAGAGTCTTACGCACTCAGATCTGAAGAGCTCCTGGCAATAAAGTTCCACGACAAGCGGGAGGTGATGATGCTATCTACCATCCACACTGAGGCCACAGTTCTTGCCACATCCAGAACGGAACAGCGTACAAAGCCAGAGGCCATAGTCGCctacaataaaaatatgggagcagtggacttatcagaccaagtcttggcgccttatttattaagaagaagaaggaaagcatggtacaaaaaaataacattcttctTGTTGCAGATGACCATGCACAATGCATTTGTGGTCTATCTAAAAACAGCCACAACACCAACAAGCCAACAGATGACCTTTCTTGACTTCCAGATTCAAGTCCACAAGTCCCTAATGTATTCCCCTGGCCAAATTGCACAACAGGATCCTATCCATTTGGAGAACTCAATTAGACTGAGGGAGAGACATTTCCCTGAACTAATTCCCCCcaatgaagtgaaaaaagcccccctgagaagatgcagagtgtgtgtgaaacaCAAGAGACGGTGTGAGTCACGGTATTTTTGCCCAGATTGCCCGTCAGCCCCTGCACTGTGTGTTATCAAGTGCTTTAGGGCATACCACACACTTGCAGAttactaa